In a genomic window of Venatoribacter cucullus:
- a CDS encoding PaaI family thioesterase — protein MSFEQIIQQAQQSGDFKPLVASIPYAQLIGLEFQRFGHDVLFTLPKNPDNIGNPILPAIHGGVIGGFMELSASLHLMMTMDTGALPKMIDFSLDYLRAGRHQDTFAECQVWRQGSRVANVAITAWQTDRTSPIATARAHFLLAR, from the coding sequence GTGAGTTTTGAACAGATTATTCAGCAGGCGCAGCAGAGTGGTGATTTTAAACCCCTGGTGGCCAGCATTCCCTATGCACAATTAATTGGCCTGGAGTTTCAGCGCTTTGGCCATGATGTGTTATTCACGCTGCCGAAAAACCCCGACAATATCGGTAACCCGATTTTGCCGGCCATTCATGGCGGCGTGATCGGTGGCTTTATGGAACTGTCGGCTTCCCTGCATCTGATGATGACCATGGACACCGGCGCACTGCCGAAAATGATCGACTTTTCGCTGGATTATCTGCGCGCCGGCCGCCATCAGGACACCTTTGCTGAATGTCAGGTGTGGCGCCAGGGTTCGCGGGTGGCCAACGTCGCCATTACCGCCTGGCAAACCGATCGCACCAGTCCTATTGCCACCGCCCGGGCGCATTTTCTGCTGGCCCGTTAA
- a CDS encoding PaaI family thioesterase: MTLSVKTRAERFLATLRHCQLLGLTVEKAEENLLVMRLPYSDKIVGNPLTGTVHGGSLTTLMDTACGTAVFSSLPGFELCPTLDLRMDYMTAAEPGKNLLAEARVVRITPNVVFTECRVTQESDGDLIAKCAAAFMRIGPEMTPPEFRAAIEQGDVFKGAAL; this comes from the coding sequence ATGACGTTATCCGTAAAAACCCGGGCTGAGCGCTTTCTGGCGACCTTGCGTCATTGCCAGCTGCTGGGGCTGACGGTAGAAAAAGCCGAAGAAAATTTGCTGGTAATGCGTCTGCCTTACAGCGACAAAATTGTTGGTAACCCCTTAACCGGTACCGTACATGGTGGCAGTCTGACCACCTTAATGGATACCGCCTGCGGTACCGCGGTATTTTCCAGCCTGCCCGGTTTTGAACTGTGCCCGACGCTGGATCTGCGTATGGATTATATGACCGCGGCCGAACCGGGGAAGAACCTGTTGGCCGAAGCGCGGGTGGTGCGCATTACCCCGAATGTGGTGTTTACCGAATGCCGGGTGACGCAGGAAAGCGATGGTGATCTGATTGCCAAATGTGCCGCAGCGTTTATGCGCATTGGCCCGGAAATGACGCCGCCGGAATTCCGTGCCGCCATTGAACAGGGTGACGTTTTTAAAGGAGCAGCGCTGTGA
- a CDS encoding acyl-CoA thioesterase — MNFDDYLQQALHNQELSIDPSWGQGRTTFGGLSAALLLAQVEQQASAEQILRSLSISFCGPLQTGVPFTLQSQPRRVGKSVALYQAEAIQNDEPVTLLNACYGRERVSAVEVAYPLQPLGKPGSGTALPYIKGVTPEFTRHIDFTYVAGGLPFSGSADNHLHGWMRFSDGSAPLTNAHLVALIDAWPPVLLQKLRQPAPCASITWSVELVSPLHLLAQPLAADAWLWYEAEIRQAHHGYGHTEARIFSADGTLLALSRQLVAVYDKR, encoded by the coding sequence ATGAATTTTGATGATTACCTGCAGCAGGCGCTGCATAACCAGGAACTGAGCATCGATCCGAGCTGGGGCCAGGGTCGCACCACCTTTGGCGGTTTGTCAGCAGCGTTATTACTGGCGCAGGTTGAACAACAGGCCTCAGCGGAGCAGATTCTGCGCTCACTCAGCATCAGCTTCTGCGGGCCACTGCAGACCGGCGTGCCCTTTACCCTGCAATCCCAGCCCCGCCGGGTGGGTAAATCGGTGGCCCTTTATCAGGCGGAAGCCATCCAGAACGATGAGCCGGTCACCCTGCTGAACGCTTGCTATGGCCGCGAGCGGGTATCGGCTGTTGAAGTGGCTTACCCATTACAGCCGCTGGGTAAGCCGGGCAGCGGCACCGCCCTGCCGTACATTAAAGGCGTTACGCCGGAGTTTACCCGCCATATCGATTTCACTTACGTCGCCGGCGGCCTGCCGTTCAGTGGCAGTGCGGATAACCACCTGCACGGCTGGATGCGTTTCAGTGATGGTTCCGCGCCCTTAACCAATGCCCACCTGGTGGCCTTAATTGATGCCTGGCCGCCGGTATTACTGCAGAAGTTACGTCAGCCGGCACCTTGCGCCAGCATCACCTGGAGTGTTGAACTGGTCAGCCCGCTGCACTTATTAGCCCAGCCACTGGCCGCCGATGCCTGGCTCTGGTACGAGGCGGAAATTCGTCAGGCGCATCATGGCTATGGCCACACCGAAGCGCGGATCTTCAGTGCCGACGGCACCTTGCTGGCCCTCAGCCGGCAATTAGTGGCGGTGTACGACAAGCGCTGA
- a CDS encoding response regulator: protein MTTRVLICDDSGFARKQMARALPEEWDKQILHAADGHEALEIIRAGYGDVVFLDLTMPGIDGYGVLETIRREDLPAMVIVVSGDIQPDAQDRVKKLGAMAFIKKPIDADKARAVLLEFGLLAGV from the coding sequence ATGACCACCCGAGTTCTGATTTGTGACGATTCCGGTTTTGCCCGCAAACAAATGGCCAGAGCCTTACCGGAAGAGTGGGACAAACAAATTCTGCACGCCGCCGACGGCCACGAAGCGCTGGAAATTATCCGCGCCGGTTATGGCGATGTAGTATTCCTTGACCTCACCATGCCCGGTATCGATGGCTACGGGGTGCTGGAAACCATTCGCCGGGAAGACCTGCCCGCCATGGTGATTGTGGTATCCGGTGATATTCAGCCGGACGCTCAGGACCGGGTAAAAAAACTGGGCGCCATGGCCTTTATCAAAAAACCCATCGATGCGGACAAAGCCCGCGCCGTACTCCTCGAGTTCGGCCTGCTGGCGGGAGTCTGA
- a CDS encoding histidine kinase yields the protein MTPTATVTLNEAQCDCYQEIANVAMGQAADRLARLLDVYVELPIPRVNLIEASDLHMALQEARNDEGLSAVCQGFIGSGIAGEALLIFNDTSVQDLAALLNYQGQRSPWTTEELLLDVSSLLTGACINGIGDQLGIHFNQGLPEIIGRSRNAAELLQSGPYPWHKTLAIEIHYSVEHMNIDCTLLLLFTEDSVPKLNKKIDFLLD from the coding sequence ATGACACCAACTGCTACTGTTACCCTGAACGAAGCCCAGTGCGACTGTTATCAGGAAATTGCCAACGTCGCCATGGGACAAGCCGCCGACCGGCTGGCGCGGCTGCTGGATGTGTACGTGGAATTACCCATCCCCCGGGTCAATTTAATTGAAGCCAGCGACTTGCACATGGCGCTGCAGGAAGCGCGCAACGATGAAGGCTTATCGGCTGTTTGTCAGGGTTTTATCGGCTCCGGTATTGCCGGTGAAGCCCTGCTTATTTTCAACGACACCAGCGTGCAGGACCTGGCCGCCTTACTGAATTACCAGGGCCAGCGCAGCCCCTGGACCACCGAAGAACTGTTGCTGGATGTCAGTTCGCTGCTGACCGGTGCCTGCATCAATGGCATCGGTGACCAGCTGGGTATCCATTTTAATCAGGGCCTGCCGGAAATTATCGGGCGCAGCCGCAACGCTGCAGAATTACTGCAATCCGGCCCCTATCCCTGGCATAAAACCCTGGCCATCGAAATTCATTACAGCGTTGAGCATATGAATATTGACTGCACGTTACTGCTGTTATTTACCGAAGATTCAGTGCCCAAACTGAATAAAAAAATTGATTTTTTGCTGGATTAA
- a CDS encoding PAS domain-containing protein, translated as MTNEQIHLDDIHWLMEILQNIDVGLVVLDQQYNIQLWNAFMESHSGISPQKARGQNVFQLFPDIPQDWLQRKTEPVFQLRTRAFSLWEQRPYLFHFKNYRPITGRAPFMYQNISMIPLESVDRQVEHICLIIYDVTDVALSRNSQP; from the coding sequence ATGACCAATGAACAGATCCACCTGGATGATATTCACTGGCTGATGGAGATTCTGCAGAATATTGATGTGGGTCTGGTGGTGCTGGACCAGCAATACAATATTCAGTTGTGGAATGCTTTTATGGAAAGCCACAGCGGTATCAGCCCGCAAAAAGCCCGTGGGCAGAATGTATTTCAGCTGTTTCCGGATATTCCGCAGGACTGGCTGCAGCGCAAAACCGAACCGGTGTTTCAATTACGCACCCGCGCGTTCAGTCTGTGGGAACAACGGCCGTATTTATTTCATTTCAAAAATTACCGCCCCATTACCGGCCGTGCGCCCTTTATGTACCAGAACATCAGCATGATTCCGCTGGAATCCGTTGATCGCCAGGTCGAACATATCTGCCTGATTATTTACGACGTCACTGACGTCGCCTTAAGCCGCAACAGCCAGCCGTAA